One segment of Strix aluco isolate bStrAlu1 chromosome 4, bStrAlu1.hap1, whole genome shotgun sequence DNA contains the following:
- the MARK3 gene encoding MAP/microtubule affinity-regulating kinase 3 isoform X11 — protein sequence MSTRTPLPTVNERDTENVAIKIIDKTQLNPTSLQKLFREVRIMKILNHPNIVKLFEVIETEKTLYLIMEYASGGEVFDYLVAHGRMKEKEARAKFRQIVSAVQYCHQKHIVHRDLKAENLLLDADMNIKIADFGFSNEFTVGNKLDTFCGSPPYAAPELFQGKKYDGPEVDVWSLGVILYTLVSGSLPFDGQNLKELRERVLRGKYRIPFYMSTDCENLLKRFLVLNPTKRGTLEQIMKDRWINAGHEEDELKPFVEPELDISDQKRIDIMVGMGYSQEEIQESLSNMKYDEITATYLLLGRKSSELDASDSSSSSNLSLAKVRPSSDLNNSTGQSPHHKVQRSISSSQKQRRYSDHAGPSIPSVVAYPKRSQTSTTDSDLKEEGIQSRKSSSSAVAGRGIAPASPMLGNASNPNKADIPERKKSSAVPSNNTAPGAMTRRNTYVCSERTTADRHSVIQNGKENSLTEMFAYAASPASVCTTSFSSVRLRHQKSMSMSASVHTKMMLPPIDNGADNFRPITIPDQRTPVASTHSISSATTPDRIRFPRGTASRSTFHGQLRERRTATYNGPPASPSLSHEATPLSQTRTRGSTNLFSKLTSKLTRRNMSFRFIKRLPTEYERNGRFEGSSRNVAVDQKDENKEAKPRSLRFTWSMKTTSSMDPNDMMREIRKVLDANNCDYEQRERFLLFCVHGDGHAENLVQWEMEVCKLPRLSLNGVRFKRISGTSIAFKNIASKIANELKL from the exons GGGAAGTGTTTGACTATCTGGTTGCACATGgaagaatgaaggaaaaggagGCTAGAGCTAAATTTAGACAG ATAGTATCTGCAGTGCAGTATTGCCATCAAAAGCATATTGTTCATAGAGATCTCAAG GCTGAAAATCTATTGCTAGATGCAGATATGAACATTAAAATAGCTGACTTTGGTTTTAGCAATGAGTTTACAGTCGGAAATAAACTGGACACCTTTTGTGGCAGCCCACCATATGCTGCTCCAGAGCTCTTTCAAGGGAAGAAATATGATGGACCTGAAGTAGATGTTTGGAGTTTAGGTGTTATTCTTTATACTCTTGTGAGTGGATCTCTTCCTTTTGATGGACAGAACTTAAAG GAACTTAGAGAAAGAGTGCTAAGGGGAAAATACAGGATTCCTTTCTACATGTCCACAGACTGTGAAAACCTCCTCAAACGTTTCCTGGTGCTAAACCCAACAAAAAGAGGCACTCTAGAG CAAATTATGAAGGACAGGTGGATCAATGCAGGGCATGAGGAGGATGAACTTAAACCTTTTGTTGAACCAGAACTAGACATCTCGGACCAGAAAAGAATAG aTATTATGGTAGGAATGGGATATTCTCAAGAAGAAATTCAAGAATCCCTTAGTAATATGAAGTATGATGAAATCACAGCTACGTACTTACTGCTAGGAAGGAAATCGTCAGAG TTGGATGCAAGTGATTCAAGCTCCAGCAGCAATCTTTCACTTGCCAAAGTTAGACCAAGTAGTGATCTTAATAATAGCACTGGACAATCTCCTCATCACAAAGTTCAGAGAAGCATATCTTCCAGCCAGAAGCAGCGGCGGTACAGCGATCACG cTGGACCATCCATCCCCTCAGTAGTGGCTTATCCCAAAAGAAGCCAGACTAGTACTACAGACAGTGACCTCAAAGAGGAAGGAATTCAGTCAAGAAAATCCAGCAGTAGTGCTGTTGCAGGAAGAGGAATTGCACCAGCTAGTCCAATGCTTGGAAATGCCAGCAATCCCAATAAGGCTGATATTCCTGAACGTAAGAAAAGTTCGGCTGTTCCTAGT AATAATACTGCCCCCGGAGCAATGACACGGCGCAACACATATGTTTGTAGTGAAAGAACCACTGCTGATAGGCATTCAGTGATACAAAATGGCAAGGAGAACAG CCTGACAGAAATGTTCGCTTACGCAGCTAGCCCTGCTTCAGTTTGTACTACATCCTTCTCCAGTGTTCGGCTGCGACATCAGAAGTCGATGTCCATGTCAGCCTCTGTGCACACGAAGATGATGTTGCCTCCAATAGACAATGGCGCAGATAACTTCAGGCCTAT CACTATTCCCGATCAAAGAACTCCTGTTGCTTCAACTCACAGCATTAGCAGTGCAACCACACCTGATCGTATTCGTTTCCCCAGAGGAACGGCTAGTCGGAGCACTTTCCACGGCCAGCTCAGAGAGCGACGTACTGCTACCTACAATGGACCGCCAGCCTCCCCCAGTCTGTCCCATGAAGCAACACCACTCTCTCAGACTCGAACGAGGGGTTCCACTAATCTATTTAGTAAACTAACTTCAAAACTAACAAGAAG aaacaTGTCATTCAGGTTTATCAAAAG GCTCCCGACTGAATATGAGAGGAACGGGAGATTTGAGGGCTCAAG CCGCAATGTAGCTGTGGATCAGAAGGACGAGAACAAGGAAGCCAAGCCTCGGTCGCTGCGTTTTACCTGGAGCATGAAAACCACCAGCTCCATGGATCCCAATGACATGATGAGGGAAATACGAAAGGTCCTGGATGCCAATAATTGTGACTATGAACAAAGAGAGCgtttcttgcttttctgtgtcCATGGAGATGGGCATGCGGAAAACCTTGTACAGTGGGAGATGGAGGTGTGTAAACTGCCAAGACTGTCCCTGAATGGAGTTCGCTTTAAGCGGATATCGGGAACATccatagcttttaaaaacattgcttCCAAAATTGCCAATGAGTTAAAGCTGTAA
- the MARK3 gene encoding MAP/microtubule affinity-regulating kinase 3 isoform X15, which translates to MSTRTPLPTVNERDTENLFREVRIMKILNHPNIVKLFEVIETEKTLYLIMEYASGGEVFDYLVAHGRMKEKEARAKFRQIVSAVQYCHQKHIVHRDLKAENLLLDADMNIKIADFGFSNEFTVGNKLDTFCGSPPYAAPELFQGKKYDGPEVDVWSLGVILYTLVSGSLPFDGQNLKELRERVLRGKYRIPFYMSTDCENLLKRFLVLNPTKRGTLEQIMKDRWINAGHEEDELKPFVEPELDISDQKRIDIMVGMGYSQEEIQESLSNMKYDEITATYLLLGRKSSELDASDSSSSSNLSLAKVRPSSDLNNSTGQSPHHKVQRSISSSQKQRRYSDHAGPSIPSVVAYPKRSQTSTTDSDLKEEGIQSRKSSSSAVAGRGIAPASPMLGNASNPNKADIPERKKSSAVPSNNTAPGAMTRRNTYVCSERTTADRHSVIQNGKENSLTEMFAYAASPASVCTTSFSSVRLRHQKSMSMSASVHTKMMLPPIDNGADNFRPITIPDQRTPVASTHSISSATTPDRIRFPRGTASRSTFHGQLRERRTATYNGPPASPSLSHEATPLSQTRTRGSTNLFSKLTSKLTRRNMSFRFIKRLPTEYERNGRFEGSSRNVAVDQKDENKEAKPRSLRFTWSMKTTSSMDPNDMMREIRKVLDANNCDYEQRERFLLFCVHGDGHAENLVQWEMEVCKLPRLSLNGVRFKRISGTSIAFKNIASKIANELKL; encoded by the exons GGGAAGTGTTTGACTATCTGGTTGCACATGgaagaatgaaggaaaaggagGCTAGAGCTAAATTTAGACAG ATAGTATCTGCAGTGCAGTATTGCCATCAAAAGCATATTGTTCATAGAGATCTCAAG GCTGAAAATCTATTGCTAGATGCAGATATGAACATTAAAATAGCTGACTTTGGTTTTAGCAATGAGTTTACAGTCGGAAATAAACTGGACACCTTTTGTGGCAGCCCACCATATGCTGCTCCAGAGCTCTTTCAAGGGAAGAAATATGATGGACCTGAAGTAGATGTTTGGAGTTTAGGTGTTATTCTTTATACTCTTGTGAGTGGATCTCTTCCTTTTGATGGACAGAACTTAAAG GAACTTAGAGAAAGAGTGCTAAGGGGAAAATACAGGATTCCTTTCTACATGTCCACAGACTGTGAAAACCTCCTCAAACGTTTCCTGGTGCTAAACCCAACAAAAAGAGGCACTCTAGAG CAAATTATGAAGGACAGGTGGATCAATGCAGGGCATGAGGAGGATGAACTTAAACCTTTTGTTGAACCAGAACTAGACATCTCGGACCAGAAAAGAATAG aTATTATGGTAGGAATGGGATATTCTCAAGAAGAAATTCAAGAATCCCTTAGTAATATGAAGTATGATGAAATCACAGCTACGTACTTACTGCTAGGAAGGAAATCGTCAGAG TTGGATGCAAGTGATTCAAGCTCCAGCAGCAATCTTTCACTTGCCAAAGTTAGACCAAGTAGTGATCTTAATAATAGCACTGGACAATCTCCTCATCACAAAGTTCAGAGAAGCATATCTTCCAGCCAGAAGCAGCGGCGGTACAGCGATCACG cTGGACCATCCATCCCCTCAGTAGTGGCTTATCCCAAAAGAAGCCAGACTAGTACTACAGACAGTGACCTCAAAGAGGAAGGAATTCAGTCAAGAAAATCCAGCAGTAGTGCTGTTGCAGGAAGAGGAATTGCACCAGCTAGTCCAATGCTTGGAAATGCCAGCAATCCCAATAAGGCTGATATTCCTGAACGTAAGAAAAGTTCGGCTGTTCCTAGT AATAATACTGCCCCCGGAGCAATGACACGGCGCAACACATATGTTTGTAGTGAAAGAACCACTGCTGATAGGCATTCAGTGATACAAAATGGCAAGGAGAACAG CCTGACAGAAATGTTCGCTTACGCAGCTAGCCCTGCTTCAGTTTGTACTACATCCTTCTCCAGTGTTCGGCTGCGACATCAGAAGTCGATGTCCATGTCAGCCTCTGTGCACACGAAGATGATGTTGCCTCCAATAGACAATGGCGCAGATAACTTCAGGCCTAT CACTATTCCCGATCAAAGAACTCCTGTTGCTTCAACTCACAGCATTAGCAGTGCAACCACACCTGATCGTATTCGTTTCCCCAGAGGAACGGCTAGTCGGAGCACTTTCCACGGCCAGCTCAGAGAGCGACGTACTGCTACCTACAATGGACCGCCAGCCTCCCCCAGTCTGTCCCATGAAGCAACACCACTCTCTCAGACTCGAACGAGGGGTTCCACTAATCTATTTAGTAAACTAACTTCAAAACTAACAAGAAG aaacaTGTCATTCAGGTTTATCAAAAG GCTCCCGACTGAATATGAGAGGAACGGGAGATTTGAGGGCTCAAG CCGCAATGTAGCTGTGGATCAGAAGGACGAGAACAAGGAAGCCAAGCCTCGGTCGCTGCGTTTTACCTGGAGCATGAAAACCACCAGCTCCATGGATCCCAATGACATGATGAGGGAAATACGAAAGGTCCTGGATGCCAATAATTGTGACTATGAACAAAGAGAGCgtttcttgcttttctgtgtcCATGGAGATGGGCATGCGGAAAACCTTGTACAGTGGGAGATGGAGGTGTGTAAACTGCCAAGACTGTCCCTGAATGGAGTTCGCTTTAAGCGGATATCGGGAACATccatagcttttaaaaacattgcttCCAAAATTGCCAATGAGTTAAAGCTGTAA